The sequence CTATTGCAAGAAGTTTTCATATAGTTGTTACGGAAATTTTTATAGGCACCGAATTATCAAATATAGCAAAACTTGAAAATGCAGAAATTGTTTTAGATAAAATTATTGAAGAATTAATAAAAATATTTAAAATAGGCATAGTTCATAGAGATTTAAGCCCATATAATATATTAATTAAGCCAAATTTAGAAATACTTTTTATAGATTGGCCCCAGTGGGTAAATAAAAATCATCCAATGGCTTATGAATATTTACATAGAGATATAGAGAATATATTTAGCTTTTTTAAGAGAAAATATGGAATAGAAAAGAAATATTATGAGATAGATAAAATTTTTAAGGAAGAAAAAAACTTTATATCCAAAAATAATTATACTGAAAAGTGAAAAAAAATGGATAAAAAAATTACTTTAGGAATAATATTCATTGCAATTGGTTTAATAATGATTTTCATTCCAACATTTTTAAATGCTTATTTTGAAATGAGTCAACAATCTAATCCTCTTGGATTTAATTTTTTTGGAATACCTGCATTCTTTTTCATATCAATAATAGGTGGAATAATATCTATTTATGGATTATATTCAACTATTAAAGAAATGAGAAAAAGTTATAGAGAAACTGAAGAAGCTGCATTAAAAATGATTGAAACAGAATATGAGAAAGCAAAGTCTACTGGAATTTTTGAAGAAATTGAGGAAGTTAAGGAAGAGGAGGAAAAAATAAGTAAAATACCAGAATTAAAAATTATTAGTGCAAGTAATGAA is a genomic window of Nitrososphaerota archaeon containing:
- a CDS encoding zinc ribbon domain-containing protein, with translation MDKKITLGIIFIAIGLIMIFIPTFLNAYFEMSQQSNPLGFNFFGIPAFFFISIIGGIISIYGLYSTIKEMRKSYRETEEAALKMIETEYEKAKSTGIFEEIEEVKEEEEKISKIPELKIISASNEEVCPHCGSLNPLKTQKCESCGKDIYIISEEKISCPVCGAPLEDVPESGGRIMCKICFSEIQVIT